aaACTATTGCTACTGCTAGTGCCAGTGATACTGCTTGAAAGGTCGGATTTCTTATTGCCCGACTTGAAAACTGAACgaataaaattctgaaaagaacGAGAAATCTTGTACGACTTCTTTGACATAAccgaagaagaataagaagaagaagaagacgaagATTTCTGAAGTACTGTGACTTGACGCTCCGGTAAATGAGACATGGAAAGTGTTCTATTTAAAATGTTTGAACTAGCTATGGCTGAGTCAAGTTGGTTTTTGAAGGAGTTGAGTTCAAAGGAATCATAAAGTGTACTTCCACAATCCCACACAGTATTGTTACTGTAATTTGACGACActgaaaatttattttccttttcttcttgtgAGAGTTTCTGTTTCTCCATATATAATGTTGCTTTGTTTGAGTAGAATACTAAGGGACTGTGTTTTCTGCAATAAGTAGAAAATACTAAATAGAGAGAGTGACATTTTTGATGGATGCTTTTTCTTATGGTTGGTGAAGAATCAAGCAGGTTAGTTATGACTTCTGTACCAGAAAGGTTTTATTATCACGTCCTAACATATATGGACCGTAAAA
Above is a genomic segment from Medicago truncatula cultivar Jemalong A17 chromosome 5, MtrunA17r5.0-ANR, whole genome shotgun sequence containing:
- the LOC11435577 gene encoding uncharacterized protein; amino-acid sequence: MEKQKLSQEEKENKFSVSSNYSNNTVWDCGSTLYDSFELNSFKNQLDSAIASSNILNRTLSMSHLPERQVTVLQKSSSSSSSYSSSVMSKKSYKISRSFQNFIRSVFKSGNKKSDLSSSITGTSSSNSFKMQEKYSKECLYMVYDKSGPVLSTIPEVPEFEIGVLSPEVFSLVKRSASDRFTTTTIGIACV